Proteins from one Falco naumanni isolate bFalNau1 chromosome 2, bFalNau1.pat, whole genome shotgun sequence genomic window:
- the GPR18 gene encoding N-arachidonyl glycine receptor encodes MMPGNHHPEEYRIASLVFYSFVFAVGLLVNATALWVFSCTTKKRTTITVYMMNVALLDIIFIFSLPFRLIYHGKETWPFGDTFCRIISAFTIFYPAIALWLLTFISVDRFMAIVQPKHVKELKNTKKAVLACTGIWVMTLATTSPLLFLQSDPDKASNFTTCMKMLDIIHLKEVNTLNFSRLIFFFLIPLFIMMGCYLVIIYNFIRGKTSKLKPKAKERSIRIIVTLIAQVLICFVPFHICFTFLMLQVEDTSYNPWAAFTTFLMNLSTCLDVILYYIVSKQFQARVISVILYRNYLRSVRRKSFRTASVRSLSNMNSEMI; translated from the coding sequence atgatgCCTGGAAATCACCACCCTGAAGAATACAGGATTGCATCGCTGGTCTTCTACAGTTTTGTGTTCGCAGTGGGATTGCTGGTGAATGCCACGGCACTATGGGTTTTCAGCTGCACTACCAAGAAGAGAACAACTATAACTGTATATATGATGAATGTGGCATTACTTGacataatttttatattttccttgccttttcGGTTAATCTACCATGGAAAAGAAACGTGGCCTTTTGGAGATACATTCTGTCGGATTATCAGTGCTTTCACTATATTCTATCCAGCCATTGCTCTGTGGTTGCTCACTTTTATAAGTGTAGACAGATTTATGGCTATTGTCCAGCCCAAACATGTCAAAGaactaaaaaatacaaaaaaagctgTGCTGGCTTGCACTGGAATCTGGGTAATGACCCTTGCAACAACGTCCCCATTGCTGTTTTTACAATCTGATCCAGACAAAGCCTCAAATTTCACCACCTGCATGAAAATGCTTGATATCATCCATTTAAAGGAAGTAAATACATTGAACTTTTCTcgcttgatttttttctttttgattccTTTGTTTATCATGATGGGGTGTTACCTAGTCATTATTTACAATTTTATCCGTGGCAAGACTTCCAAACTGAAGCCTAAGGCCAAGGAGAGATCCATAAGAATTATAGTTACTCTGATTGCTCAAGTACTCATCTGCTTTGTACCCTTCCACATTTGCTTCACCTTCCTGATGTTGCAAGTTGAAGATACATCTTACaatccctgggcagcctttaCCACCTTTCTCATGAATCTCAGTACATGCCTGGATGTTATACTGTACTATATTGTTTCTAAACAATTTCAGGCAAGAGTCATCAGTGTAATCCTTTATCGCAATTACCTTCGAAGTGTGCGCAGGAAAAGTTTTCGAACTGCAAGTGTAAGATCACTCAGTAACATGAACAGTGAAATgatataa